The Oncorhynchus tshawytscha isolate Ot180627B linkage group LG08, Otsh_v2.0, whole genome shotgun sequence genome window below encodes:
- the LOC112253629 gene encoding sorting nexin-4-like has translation MADAGNKESAPIGGDEFTNTELENNKNNTMVEEGSTLLRRMEISVAEAEKRTGKNTVNMQEIFTVYLIETRPIDAITEGHNPAPDSLWRRYSEFEILRNYLLVTYPFIVVPPLPEKRAEFVWHKLSADNMDPDFVERRRVGLENFLLRVASHSVLSNDKILYHFLTEEHRWKEVVYETGFQAKADSRIKALSATFRVKNPDKRFTEMKHYSDELQSLTSQLLRVRARVADRLYGVYKVHGNYGRVFSEWSALEKEMGDGLQSAGHHMDAYAASVDDMLEEEEHYADQLKEYLFYAEALRAVCRKHELTQYELETASSDLISKKQQREELATGMVRTFSFKGMTNKLFGQETPEQREAKLSLLEEQIVQGEETVTEKTVECEEYVKGAWVDMQRFKEQKDRDLREALIGYAVMQISMCKKGIQVWTNAKECFHKM, from the exons ATGGCGGATGCTGGAAATAAAGAGTCAGCGCCGATTGGAGGAGATGAATTTACCAACACAGAGTTGGAGAATAACAAGAATAACACG atggtGGAGGAAGGATCCACTCTGCTGCGGAGAATGGAGATCAGTGTGGCCGAGGCAGAGAAAAGAACTGGGAAAAATACAGTGAACATGCAAGAGATATTCACAGTGTACCTCATAGAAACTCG ACCCATAGATGCAATAACAGAAGGCCATAACCCAGCCCCAGACTCTCTCTGGAGGAGATACAGTGAGTTTGAGATCCTCCGGAACTATTTGTTAGTCACCTATCCATTTATCGTGGTGCCGCCTTTGCCAGAGAAGAGG GCAGAGTTTGTTTGGCACAAGCTGTCTGCAGACAACATGGACCCAGACTTTGTAGAGAGGCGCAGGGTTGGTCTGGAGAACTTTCTACTTCGCGTGGCCTCCCATTCGGTTCTGTCCAATGACAAAATCCTATACCACTTCCTGACTGAG gaaCACAGGTGGAAGGAGGTGGTGTATGAGACAGGGTTCCAAGCCAAG GCAGACTCCAGGATTAAAGCTCTGAGCGCAACTTTCAGGGTGAAGAACCCTGACAA GCGGTTCACAGAGATGAAACACTACAGCGATGAGCTTCAGTCTCTCACCTCCCAGCTGCTCAGAGTCAGAGCA AGAGTAGCAGACAGGCTCTACGGCGTATACAAAGTCCATGGGAACTACGGAAGAGTATTCAG TGAGTGGAGTGCCTTAGAGAAGGAGATGGGAGATGGTCTACAGAGTGCAGGACACCATATGGATGC CTATGCTGCCTCAGTAGATGATAtgttggaggaagaggagcactaCGCAGACCAACTGAAGGAATACCTTTTCTATGCTGAAGCCTTAAG GGCTGTGTGTAGGAAACACGAGCTGACCCAGTATGAGCTGGAGACGGCCTCCTCAGACCTCATCTCCAAGAAGCAGCAACGGGAGGAGCTGGCCACTGGG ATGGTACGGACGTTCTCCTTCAAAGGAATGACCAACAAGCTGTTTGGTCAGGAGACACCAGAGCAGAGGGAGGCTAAACTCAGCCTACTAGAGGAGCAGATCGTCCAGGGAGAGGAGACGGTCACAGAGAAAACAGTGGAGTGCGA ggagtATGTGAAGGGTGCGTGGGTGGACATGCAGCGCTTCAAGGAGCAGAAGGACAGGGATCTGAGGGAGGCTCTGATTGGCTACGCCGTCATGCAGATCAGCATGTGTAAGAAG GGCATTCAAGTGTGGACCAATGCTAAGGAATGTTTCCACAAGATGTAA